The Mesotoga infera region TGATCTAATGAGTCTCGAAAAGCGTTTCTCTCTAAGCGAAGCTTCATCTCAGACTCAAAGCGTCTTCTCGCTCCAGCATTCTCTGTTCAAGAACAAGATCCTGACCAGTAGCATTGCCAGCTACGTGAAGGAATGTTATCCCTTGAGGTTGCCCTGCTGAGCGCCTCTTTGGTCATCCCGTGATGTTTCTGCACGGGATCTCGCTCCTGAGAACCGCTGTACGTAGTAATGCTCCTCTCGTTATCTCACAATCACCCGTTCTCATCCTCTGATGAGCAAAGCAAGTTCTCTCTTGTTCTCTATATCTGCCACTTGACTTATGACTGATCATATTGCTATAATTCGGTCAGTGAATGAATAATAAAGGAGCGACTATGGATCTTTCCGAGTTTTCATTTTTCAATCCGTCTCCAAATTTCAGAGAGATGAGTATTCTGAAGGCCCTGACTGAGAGTTCTTCCGTCTCTCAGGAGAGGCTCGCCCGAATTGCCGGTATCGTTCCCAGTATGGTCAACAAGTACATAAGAGACTTCGAAGATTCCCACCTAATTCAGAAAGAGGGCGACAACCGGAGGAACATGCGGTACGAGCTGACTGAAGCGGGTAAATTCAGGCTGCAGTATCTGACTGTTCTTTACCTCAAAGAAGCGGCGAAGCTCTACACGGAATCGCGAGAGATATTTGGAGAGGTTCTCGACACGATCAAAGAGAGTGAACATGAGA contains the following coding sequences:
- a CDS encoding winged helix-turn-helix transcriptional regulator; translation: MDLSEFSFFNPSPNFREMSILKALTESSSVSQERLARIAGIVPSMVNKYIRDFEDSHLIQKEGDNRRNMRYELTEAGKFRLQYLTVLYLKEAAKLYTESREIFGEVLDTIKESEHESFYLYGAGIIGGILADVLRTEGVKIIGFIDDSQAKQNGTFHDLHVFSPEEVKSDEETAMIVASFRHASNIVKNAKEKGMKNVMVFTISKLGKVELEQLE